In the genome of Magnetococcus sp. PR-3, one region contains:
- a CDS encoding sigma-54-dependent transcriptional regulator, whose product MSELPTILIVDDEVRSLEALTRILDEDFDVKTAATIGEADAILQKEWVQVVLCDQRMPETTGVTYLKRLRDHYPDVIRMIISGYTDPEDIIHAVNDAGIYQYVTKPWHPDTLILTLKNATRLFTLQKQNQALSVEVKMTPQRLDDAMRRKREGLRNRFAQNDGIVRSANSCMNHVCDKLKKVSPFDVSVLLTGDSGTGKELAARALHYSSLRWDKAFVVENCGALPDQLLESELFGYKKGAFTGAVEDRVGLFERADGGTVFLDEIGEISPAFQVKLLRVLQEGEIRPLGSSRSRKVDVRIIAATNKDLETEMLSGRFRPDLYYRLATVTVYLPPLKARVQDIPALAHALLEQAMESLGKQIEGFSAECLASMQGYPWPGNVRELQNEIQHMLVMADGDILGAELLSPRVLQGAPTQEVGDDLQLLGGMQGTLKERVESLEARIVRETLIRHRWNKSRAAKELGLSRVGLRSKLERYGLEKVEAISKEEIAHG is encoded by the coding sequence ATGTCTGAACTACCAACCATCCTGATTGTGGATGATGAGGTCCGATCCTTAGAAGCTCTAACACGTATTTTGGATGAGGATTTTGATGTCAAGACTGCGGCAACCATTGGCGAGGCCGATGCGATCTTGCAAAAAGAGTGGGTGCAGGTTGTGTTATGTGATCAGCGCATGCCAGAGACCACAGGGGTTACCTACTTAAAAAGATTACGTGATCATTATCCAGATGTTATCCGTATGATTATATCTGGTTATACCGACCCTGAAGATATTATCCATGCCGTGAATGATGCGGGTATTTACCAGTATGTTACCAAACCGTGGCATCCGGATACGCTTATTCTTACCCTAAAAAATGCAACCCGGCTGTTTACTTTACAAAAGCAGAATCAGGCTCTGTCTGTTGAGGTGAAAATGACACCACAACGGCTGGATGATGCCATGCGTCGCAAGCGAGAAGGGTTGCGGAACCGTTTTGCGCAGAACGATGGCATTGTCCGTAGCGCCAACAGCTGTATGAACCATGTTTGCGATAAGCTAAAAAAAGTATCCCCTTTTGATGTCTCGGTGCTGCTTACTGGGGATTCCGGTACCGGTAAAGAGCTTGCAGCCCGTGCGTTACACTACAGCAGTCTGCGCTGGGACAAAGCCTTTGTGGTGGAAAATTGTGGGGCACTGCCCGACCAGTTGCTGGAAAGTGAGCTGTTTGGCTATAAAAAAGGGGCTTTTACCGGGGCTGTGGAGGATCGGGTTGGTCTATTTGAGCGGGCCGATGGGGGAACCGTTTTTTTGGATGAAATTGGGGAGATCTCGCCCGCTTTTCAGGTGAAACTACTGCGGGTTCTGCAAGAGGGGGAGATCCGTCCTTTGGGAAGCAGTCGTTCACGCAAAGTGGATGTACGTATAATTGCAGCGACGAACAAAGATCTGGAAACGGAGATGCTATCCGGCCGTTTTCGTCCAGATCTCTATTATCGCTTAGCGACGGTTACCGTCTATTTACCCCCCCTTAAAGCCCGTGTGCAGGATATTCCAGCCCTTGCTCATGCTCTCTTGGAGCAGGCGATGGAGAGTCTGGGTAAGCAGATTGAAGGTTTTAGTGCTGAATGTTTGGCTTCTATGCAGGGCTACCCCTGGCCCGGTAATGTGCGGGAGTTACAAAACGAGATTCAACACATGCTGGTTATGGCCGATGGCGATATCTTGGGTGCCGAGCTGCTTTCTCCCCGGGTATTACAAGGTGCTCCAACTCAGGAAGTTGGTGATGATCTACAGTTGTTAGGGGGTATGCAAGGTACCTTAAAAGAGCGGGTTGAATCCTTGGAGGCGCGAATTGTACGGGAGACTTTGATTCGGCATCGCTGGAACAAAAGTCGTGCAGCCAAGGAGTTGGGGTTATCCCGAGTGGGGCTGCGCAGCAAACTGGAACGGTATGGTTTAGAAAAGGTAGAAGCCATCTCAAAAGAAGAGATCGCCCATGGATAA